Below is a window of Tachysurus fulvidraco isolate hzauxx_2018 chromosome 11, HZAU_PFXX_2.0, whole genome shotgun sequence DNA.
gcaggcctcacttgctttaggtaaggtcagtgttcatgactccttGATAAGAAAGAgcctgggcaaaaatggcctgcatggcagagttccaagacgaaaaccgctgctgagcaaaaagaacataaaggcttgcctgtggtggtagtgtgatagTATaaggctgttttgctgcttcaggacttGGAAGACTtcctgtgataaatggaaccatgaattctgctgtccaaaaaatcctgaaggacaatgtgaggccatctgttcgtgaccccAAGCTGACGCGAACTTAGGTTCTCCCAAatacaccagcaagtccacctctgaatggctgaagaaaaactaAATGAAGACATTGttgtggcctagtcaaagtcctgacctgaatggcaggttcatgctcaaaaaccctCTATTGGttaaattacaacaattctgcaaagatgagtggaccaaaattcctccacagcccTGTAaaagactcattgcaagttatcacaaaAGCTtaattgcagttcttgctgctaagggtgggccaaccagttattaggtttagggggcaaacactttttcacacattgCCATGTGGGTTgggattttgttttctcttaataataaaaaccttcatttaaaaactgcatgttgtgtttacttgtgttatatttgactaatatttaaatttgtttcatgttctgaaacattaaagtgtgaaaaacatgcaaaaaaataaataaatcaggaagggggccaacactttcacaccactgtactgtagctGCTAACTTATTACACTGGCGTTcgacaacattaaatgtaactacacTATATAGCCAAATGTTTGTAGACACCTGACACACCCAGATGTGATTGTTGATGATATTGTATTGTGACTGTGGGTAtgttatattcattcatctacAGGAGAAGTAGTttgatcagacactgatgttgggtaAGGAGGCCTGGGGTGCACTCAGTGTTCCAACACAaagatgttcagtggggttgaggtcagggctctgtgcaggacactcgagatcttcaaCACCAgctttgaaaaagaaaaacctcatCCTAACCTCACAGCACAGTAGCATTATCACACTGGACCAGGTCTGGGCATCTTAattccagtgaaggaaaattTTACTGCTACAGCATAGACAGACGTCTTCTACACAATCATGTGCTTCTAACTTTGCTTTGGTATGACAGGgtggcacggtggtttagtggttagcttgtttgcctcacacctccagggttgggggttcgattcccgcctccgccttgcgtgtgtggagtttgcatgttctccccatgcctcgggggtttcctctgggtactccggtttcctctggcatctctggaaaaacaAATCTCGCTGCATGTGCAGTTAGATATATGTGTGAGTGGGTCTTATTCTCCTTGACAGTACAAAAAGATTATTCAGCATGTGGTAGGCTGCCGCTGTTTTTCCTGCGAGATACAGAACAGTTGTATCAGCAGAATTACAGTGTGCTGAAGCAGCACCAGTAATTTCCAACTCCATCACAGAGCTTAGTGACTACAGCTTGTCAAAATGATCTAACCTTCTGCTCTCTGTTGCTTGGAAACTCCATTTTATATTTGATaagcattgtttaaaaaaagttgaagtatgtacagtatttcatatttatttatgcacagTTAAAATTAtgtatacacagtatacaaagAAAACTGGTAACAAAATATAAGTGCTTCTTACTACAGCATAagatacaaaatacaaaaccaaTCTGCGTGTGAATTTTtcgaaaaaacaaaaacaaaactcttcCTAAGTACAATTATATCAAGCAATAGATGTTTAAGTCTTGTCTAACTAGACACAATAGATCTCCTTAAATACAGCAGAGAataaaaccagtacacagataCTTTCAATTAATGTTGAACCATGATCATGTGAGGAAGttgtagctcagtgattaagtTTTTGGCCTattaaggttgtgagttcaaatctcagggtCACCAAGCTGCCGCtcctgggcccttgagtaaggccctcaattgctcagttgtacaaatgAGATGAATGTATGTTTCTCTAAATATTGTCTGCTGAATTTTGtatttgtcatatttttttttacatgtaaaaatgaatgttataataatataacaaataatcTTGTACTATGGGTCAGTGTCTTTATGAGGTAGGTAAATCATCACAAAAATgcaagcgtttttttttttttacctcagccTTTTCAAACATGTATGTCTGTAGTCTCACCAGTAACTATCTCCTGCTGAATCATGGTACACATGATGAACCATGAGAGACCCAAGTGACAGCAAATGTAAATCAAGAGGTTTGTTTAGActgaaaaaaaaccaaacagtgCTATGGACCATGTCCACAATGCTTAAAAGAGTTCTTGCAAGTCTTAACAAGTCTCTAGCAAGTTTGAACTCTGCAGAAATCCAGTTCTTGGGGCTTCCTTTTGCTTGAGCAGTGGTCTCTTGGCAGGAGGAGCCCGGTTTGAGTGATACATTGTAGAGCCCTTTTCTTGAAACCTTTCCCACAGCTTCTGGAGCAAGCAGACCATTCGCCGATACTCCACATAGGGCAAGGTTCACCACACACCTTCAGAGAACTAGGCCTTTGACTGCTGTCGCAATATTCAGTTGCTTTCCCATTTGAGTCTAGACACTGGACAAGTCTTTTCTGAAATCCATTGCCACAGCTTACAGAACATTCTTCCCAGTCACTGGTAACCCAGTTGCTGGATGGTTTCTGGTAGGCTAGCTTTTTTAGTTGCACCTTGTTGGTGTCTACCAGAATGCTGTTCTGTAAATGCTTCGTCTCCCCCTTCTTTAGAATCTTCCTATTCATCATCTTGTTCAGGTAATATGAATAGCGCACACGTGGAGGTGTCATTTTCCCCACAGACAGCACTTCTATTGTCAAGGGCTGCTGGAGGGGTCTCATTGCCTGTAGCTTCTCTACAGCTGTGGAGGTTCCActgtagcgtagtgtagtgCCGTTTACAATGATGTGTCGCCCAACAGTAGACACCACGTAATTGCCGTTGAGAAGATACTGACCATGAATGTTCTTGACTGCTAAGTAGTTGTCGTCGTTGACCAAACCGCGGTAGCCACGTTGCCTGATGTCTATATTTGAAGCTCCGGCTGGTAGGGTGATCACAATGTTATATCCATGTCTAAAAACAAGAACAGCTGTTATATTTGACAtctaatgtcacacacaaatatagtTTAGAACATGGAAACACTTAAAATGCAACGTACACAGGTTTGGTAAACACTCCGGAGAATTTCTGGCAGTTCTGGTTGTTccctccacacactccacacttgTCATACTTTAAGCTGGAGCTCAGCTTTCCATCACAGCCGGCTTTGATGCACTTCCCTTGAACACAGACTGCTGAAGAATCTGGGGAGCAGAGCGTTCCATCCAGGACCTgctcacacagaaaaaacacTCCGTCATTGCACTCTGCTTAACAAACTTAATGTCTAATGTATTTACACTAGCAGTGACTGCCTAATACAGAACACTCAGACAGAACTAAACGGTGTTACGTTATACAAAACTGGTCTTTCCGAAGGGAGGTGATTGAACATACCGTACAAGCTACTCAGCCTCAGGGAAGCACAATGGGAGTATCACTGTCTGAGAGGTTCACtctgtaatttgtttattttctgctgGTTCTGACCGAAACACTACAGCTGCATATAATTCTGTCCACAGCTACTCTTTCCTTTTCCCGGCTTGCCATTGACGTAACTTATTCTGGTGCCTCTCACTTTACACATCCATATCTGACACAAATAAACTTCTACAATCAACATAAGAGTTGCCCACTTCCTCTGATACTTGAGATTATGTAATTCTTGACAGAGAATGCAGAGATAGTAATGTCCACACCTTTGGAGCCAGTACGTAAAAGTATCCTGTGCCACTGGCTCTGCAGATAAGTTTGCATCTGTCTTTTGGAGAAATTCCAGAGTATTTAGGGACCCACATTACAGAGGGTCCAAGTCTGCTGGTGTTGAGGCTGAAGTTATTGAAGGACTCGCATTGCTCCTCTCGAAAACTTTTGCCTGCCAAGTGCAGTACAACATCAgtacattttataaacacaGCCAGGGTTACCACATTGCCACAAAGAAATCTAAACTTACAAGTATCCTTGTGCATGTCAGACGAGATGAAACAGACATCTTGCTTACCTGAATATTTGCATGGCTCCAGATTGCAGGAGCGATATTTTACACGCAGGCCTTGGCAGTATTTGCCCCCGTTTTCTGGAACAGGGCTGCTGCACTCCCTTTTTGCCAGCTGAACTCCTCCTCCACATGTTCGAGAACAAGATCCGTATGCTCCCCATTTAGCCCACTGTCCGTCTACCTGTGGTAGAAAACATTAAGAACCTTCATGTACAGAATGAGCTGATGTATTTCATCTCaaatttatgttgtttttactAAAAGAAAGCATTTCTTGTTTAATACAATGTGTCatttacaataaacaaatttaacaaatgtaaaaagtaCCAGAACAAGAATGACAATGATGCAAGTACTCCTAATATGACCAGCAaaccaagaaaaagaaaaaataatccaaaacatTTCCTCTGcaattaatattaatagaaaAGAGGACAAAAGTagaacatcaaacatcaaataaacaataatttaaacaaagaaTGGGGGTCAGTCTGGGTTTAGACACTGCAAAGAATTGGTGGTCTGAAGGGTTTCTAAAAAAGCAGCAACTGGCATCTGAATATTAGCATTTCTGTAAGAATGTATTATCTCATTGTCTAAGATCTGATTTCCCCTTAAGTTGCCTTCTAAATATCATGGGATTTGAGTGAAACAACAAACtagacattcatttaaaaacgaGATCAAACTTGCTTTTACAGTGGAATGAAATGGAGCAATATTAGAACTTTTCCATACTCTCACCGTGGGTTTCATGGTGGTACTCTTATCAGTACAAGAACCGCTGTAGCAGATCCTGTTGTTGCCACAGCTTGTGCCATCAGCCCAGGGGAAGTGGCGAGTCTGGCACACCAGCTGCCCCCTGGTTTTGCCTGTGCACCATAGCTTTGAGCAGGCTTGCATGTATGGACAGGGTCTGGACCCAGAACCAAATGCCAACTCACATTGGCGGATGAGGCTGTAGGCAGTTCCTGGAGGATCATCTGGTAATGCAAGCAGCTTCTGGGGCTTGTCCAGTAGACAGTCACCTTTAGAAACCAGACCAGGACTATGTTGAATATAGCACTTGCCCTATTAAATACATGGGAGCTATttgtacaaattaaaataagttaagggcattgctttaatgagagagagtgtggtgtgtatcACAGATAACTTGTGATAAAAAGACACATTCTATGCATGCAGTATGCATTACCATGGCCAGCCTCCAGGAAGCTTGTCACAATGGCTGCACTGCAGCTGGACCAGGGACTTTTGCGATCAATCTGGATGAGAGTAGGGGACATCATGTGGTTGTCCTTTACTTTCCCAAACATCTCACAGGCCTTCACATTGTCATGTGGCATATTGAGGACATGACCTGGACATGGAAAGAGTCACTGAGATGAattttttgcattcatttcCTATGCATTAGAAGCtgtacagaaataaatgtttatctttGAGAATGTTCTATAACACTTGATAGCTTATTAGCAGCTCTCATCACTGTTGTCATATAGCAATATTTTGACAGTTCAGGTCAAAGCCTACATCTACAGTAGGTCCAAcaattaatgttaaaaattatGCAGACAAAATTTGATACCATGTATTTAACAGGTAAACATCGAAGTGAACTCATTGAGCTTACCTAACTCATGTGCTGTGGTAAAGGCTGAGGGTAGACCATcatcctcaataactgaacaaCTTCTTTTGGGATCACACATGGTTCCAACATCAGCCATGCCCAGAGTGTCACAGGTGGTAGCCCCACACAAGTCCTGGTGGAATTTTAAATAGCCCATAATCAGGAAGTAGAGATTTGATGTGAGACAGACTGCAAAGTCAGTGTTATTTTAAGCAGGATTTGTAGTCCCATTGAATGTACAGATGAAAGTAAGAGCTTCATTGTAGCTGAAATACCGATGTAATGTGCATCATGGGGTGTCAGCTTGGTCCTGATCAGCAAACTAGGCTGTGAATTTTACTGTCTGGCCAAATAATGAGAAGTGCAGTTCTAAATGACCAACAGGGGTGGTCAAGAATGTCTATGAAAATAAGTAGTGAAAACACAGATGATAACTGAGAGAGGAATGATCATGGCATGGCCAGCTGTTGCCTCCATGAATAAAGAATTGTTATGGTGAATGAATTAAATTGGAACTTAACTAAGGATTTTACTGAGAAAGCTTTCTTCATTATGTAGTGAAAAGCATCATGGGCAGTCTGACTAAATtgaatggaaatgttttttttctcataatgTTACTGTTTTCATATTGAGATTTACATTTTCATAGCTTTGGCCATCGTCCAGCAACTGTTAAACGTTTACACACCAC
It encodes the following:
- the LOC113658907 gene encoding A disintegrin and metalloproteinase with thrombospondin motifs 15, coding for MFVQLFFYCLNLLLISNLYTCQEIDYFELVQLGNAPKTDSDMVFQINAFKQVFHLNVVPDFSFFAPDGVYDKHTAQVSSLRSCFYSGDVNSDPSSSAALSVCGGARGAFFYNGMEYYFQVRGNETVDSFPSIAGKTHIIRRRTSHNITARCGVTSGMNRGTAESLQMRHRVKAHAEIATKTAVKGTNRAKRFVSLPRYVEVLIVADESMAKFHGDDLKHYLLTLMAVAAKLYRHPSIMNLINIVVVDIIVIYEDGDGPKISSNAALTLRNFCTWQRRLNKANDKHPEYWDTAILFTKKDLCGATTCDTLGMADVGTMCDPKRSCSVIEDDGLPSAFTTAHELGHVLNMPHDNVKACEMFGKVKDNHMMSPTLIQIDRKSPWSSCSAAIVTSFLEAGHGDCLLDKPQKLLALPDDPPGTAYSLIRQCELAFGSGSRPCPYMQACSKLWCTGKTRGQLVCQTRHFPWADGTSCGNNRICYSGSCTDKSTTMKPTVDGQWAKWGAYGSCSRTCGGGVQLAKRECSSPVPENGGKYCQGLRVKYRSCNLEPCKYSGKSFREEQCESFNNFSLNTSRLGPSVMWVPKYSGISPKDRCKLICRASGTGYFYVLAPKVLDGTLCSPDSSAVCVQGKCIKAGCDGKLSSSLKYDKCGVCGGNNQNCQKFSGVFTKPVHGYNIVITLPAGASNIDIRQRGYRGLVNDDNYLAVKNIHGQYLLNGNYVVSTVGRHIIVNGTTLRYSGTSTAVEKLQAMRPLQQPLTIEVLSVGKMTPPRVRYSYYLNKMMNRKILKKGETKHLQNSILVDTNKVQLKKLAYQKPSSNWVTSDWEECSVSCGNGFQKRLVQCLDSNGKATEYCDSSQRPSSLKVCGEPCPMWSIGEWSACSRSCGKGFKKRALQCITQTGLLLPRDHCSSKRKPQELDFCRVQTC